One Brachyspira suanatina DNA segment encodes these proteins:
- the hslV gene encoding ATP-dependent protease subunit HslV, with product MFKGTTICAVCRDGVTAIAGDGQVTLGETVMKPNAVKLRKLYGGKVISGFAGSTADAFTLFEKFEKRLQEFSGDLTRAAVELAREWRTDKMLRNLQALIIVASKEKMLLLSGNGDVIESENNILAIGSGGQYAKAAAMALSENTDLSAKEIARKSLEIASKICIYTNSNISLEVIE from the coding sequence ATGTTTAAAGGCACTACAATATGTGCAGTATGCAGAGACGGAGTTACGGCAATAGCTGGAGATGGACAAGTTACATTAGGCGAAACTGTAATGAAACCTAATGCTGTTAAATTAAGAAAATTATACGGTGGTAAAGTGATATCCGGTTTTGCTGGATCCACTGCTGATGCTTTTACATTATTTGAAAAATTTGAAAAAAGACTTCAGGAATTTTCAGGTGATTTAACCAGAGCGGCAGTTGAGCTTGCACGCGAATGGAGAACTGATAAAATGCTTAGAAATTTACAGGCGCTTATTATAGTGGCAAGTAAAGAAAAAATGCTTTTACTTTCCGGTAATGGTGATGTTATAGAAAGTGAGAACAATATATTAGCTATAGGTAGCGGCGGACAGTATGCTAAAGCAGCTGCAATGGCATTAAGTGAAAATACAGACCTTTCCGCTAAAGAAATAGCTAGAAAATCGCTTGAAATAGCTTCTAAAATATGTATATACACTAACAGCAATATTTCTTTGGAGGTAATAGAATAA
- the hslU gene encoding ATP-dependent protease ATPase subunit HslU has product MSFDAKLESELTPRKIVEALDQYIIGQTEAKRSVAIALRNRYRRRHLPDELRDEVAPKNIILIGPTGVGKTEIARRLAKLVNAPFIKVEATKYTEVGYVGRDVESMVRDLVNVAIFDLKTAMMKEVEKEATEIALDKLAKLLLPSVKKENDENMSEEEAEKKKNAKEQIKKRIQNGDFDESYVEIKISSGNNRMFGIIPGMGFEESDMIQSMVGSIMPTNKKHKRLRVKEAKKYLINEASESLIDMDKITSDALSLTENMGIIFLDEIDKIASGNKTDSADVARHGVQRDLLPIVEGTTVNTRYGPIKTDHILFIAAGAFHINKPSDLIPELQGRFPIRVELKALSKDDFKDILVNPKNAITKQYQELLKTEGVTIEFEEEALSAIADIAYNINTNVENIGARRLYTIMEKVFEEISFSADEHKGEFIKINADNIKESMKDIEDNRDISRYIL; this is encoded by the coding sequence ATGTCATTTGATGCGAAATTAGAAAGCGAACTTACGCCTAGAAAAATAGTAGAGGCATTGGATCAATATATAATAGGACAGACAGAGGCAAAACGTTCTGTTGCTATAGCTTTGAGAAATAGATATAGAAGAAGACATTTACCTGATGAATTGAGAGATGAGGTTGCGCCTAAAAATATAATTCTTATAGGTCCTACAGGAGTTGGTAAAACTGAGATAGCTAGAAGACTTGCTAAATTGGTAAATGCTCCTTTTATTAAGGTTGAGGCTACAAAATATACAGAAGTTGGTTATGTAGGACGTGATGTTGAGAGTATGGTAAGAGATTTGGTAAATGTTGCCATATTTGATCTTAAAACTGCTATGATGAAAGAAGTAGAAAAAGAGGCTACAGAAATAGCTTTGGATAAATTAGCTAAATTACTTCTTCCTTCTGTTAAAAAAGAAAATGATGAAAATATGTCTGAAGAAGAAGCAGAAAAGAAGAAAAATGCTAAAGAACAAATAAAAAAACGTATACAGAATGGTGATTTTGATGAAAGTTATGTAGAAATTAAAATATCATCAGGAAATAATAGAATGTTTGGTATAATTCCAGGTATGGGTTTTGAAGAAAGTGATATGATTCAATCCATGGTAGGAAGTATTATGCCTACAAATAAGAAGCATAAACGTTTGAGAGTTAAAGAGGCTAAAAAATATTTAATTAATGAGGCTTCAGAATCTCTTATAGATATGGATAAAATCACATCCGATGCTTTAAGTCTTACAGAGAATATGGGTATCATATTCTTAGATGAAATAGATAAAATTGCAAGCGGCAATAAAACAGATAGTGCAGATGTAGCCCGTCATGGTGTACAAAGAGATTTACTTCCTATAGTTGAAGGTACTACAGTTAATACAAGATATGGTCCTATAAAAACAGATCATATATTGTTTATTGCAGCAGGGGCTTTCCATATAAATAAGCCTTCCGATTTGATTCCTGAACTTCAAGGAAGATTTCCTATAAGAGTTGAGTTAAAGGCTTTATCAAAAGATGATTTCAAGGATATACTTGTTAATCCTAAGAATGCTATAACAAAACAGTATCAGGAGCTATTAAAGACAGAGGGGGTAACAATAGAATTTGAAGAAGAGGCTCTATCAGCAATAGCAGATATAGCATATAATATCAATACTAATGTGGAAAATATAGGTGCTAGAAGACTTTACACTATTATGGAAAAGGTATTTGAAGAGATTTCTTTTAGTGCTGATGAACATAAAGGTGAATTTATAAAAATTAATGCCGATAATATAAAAGAGTCGATGAAGGATATCGAGGATAACAGAGATATAAGCAGATATATATTGTAG
- a CDS encoding bacteriohemerythrin yields the protein MDNNNEQQESTVFIKWVPLYETRHKLIDSQHKELVNIVNELYLATVDNNANTNEAFIKAIKKCIDYTQYHFKTEEKIMDLINYSDAENHKAMHKSFYLEIVDQIRKYEEGQPFVANKFIKFLKDWLLEHIGFQDKKFVNEIKEALKKKEGN from the coding sequence ATGGATAATAACAATGAACAACAAGAAAGTACTGTATTTATTAAATGGGTGCCTCTATATGAGACAAGGCATAAACTTATAGACAGTCAGCATAAAGAGCTTGTTAATATTGTTAATGAGCTTTATTTGGCAACTGTTGATAATAATGCCAATACTAATGAAGCTTTTATTAAAGCTATTAAAAAATGTATAGACTATACTCAGTATCATTTCAAGACAGAAGAAAAAATAATGGATTTAATTAATTATTCAGATGCTGAGAATCATAAAGCTATGCATAAAAGTTTTTATCTTGAAATAGTTGATCAGATTAGAAAATATGAAGAAGGTCAGCCTTTTGTAGCCAATAAGTTTATTAAGTTCTTAAAAGATTGGCTTTTAGAGCATATAGGCTTTCAAGATAAAAAATTTGTAAATGAAATTAAAGAAGCTTTAAAGAAAAAAGAAGGCAATTAA